A single window of Debaryomyces hansenii CBS767 chromosome F complete sequence DNA harbors:
- a CDS encoding DEHA2F20042p (similar to uniprot|P33753 Saccharomyces cerevisiae YKR056W TRM2 tRNA methyltransferase), which translates to MSLGSRKFQEFRRLGRFLGFRCISGRTFITSKKIFNSRSIQIDESQTSFPTTNNHSVPKVIKRYTKRTKRDTVDKTSRENILILEINQLLKKHDGYLTFDSIRNMDTLIEAFLYSWNRPNVELSDIGIIFQTSEGDGLAIVPKSAYTPEIIGQNQIEDKYTVVKVPKTIVGDKVAIKLLRHHELYAEAELIKVLNSGSTDSNRKDELVICDKFSTCSGCQFQMLHYEEQLKFKKAVIQRAYNFFFPRLFSKYNEDFGNIIESPMQYAYRTKLTPHYESSGGKGRGHDINIGFNHVNPTKQTVDVEYCPIASPAVNRALPSARANVRSKLMEAIGNPNTSSKTRASRGATLLLRDSIRINHQTGEYERVCLNSHKNIITEKIDDFVFQFPASEFFQNNNSILSHVLDYIRFQIHKKPNSFKYIVDTYCGSGFFGISLSKDIPEDGKVFGIEVSRLSIEHAVHNAKLNGLSVPERIQFIEGNANAIFTNKEFINSGIIGQDSIVIIDPSRKGSNKKFMEQLLEFKPKLIIYVSCNVFTQARDLADFDDLQSEHNCRYKIQDIVGFDFFPQTKHVESIAILELEE; encoded by the coding sequence ATGTCTCTAGGTTCGAGAAAGTTCCAAGAATTTCGACGTCTTGGTAGATTTTTAGGGTTCCGATGTATTTCTGGTCGGACATTTATCACATCtaagaaaatattcaattcacGAAGCATTCAAATAGATGAAAGTCAAACATCATTTCCAACTACGAATAACCACAGTGTACCTAAGGTAATCAAGAGATACACTAAGAGAACGAAAAGGGATACTGTTGATAAGACATCGAGggaaaatattttaatattggaaattaatcagttattgaagaagcatGATGGATATTTAACATTTGATTCCATTAGAAATATGGATACATTGATAGAAGCATTCCTTTATTCTTGGAACAGGCCGAATGTTGAATTAAGTGATATAGGTATTATATTCCAGACATCAGAGGGTGACGGTTTGGCTATTGTCCCAAAATCTGCATATACCCCTGAAATCATTggtcaaaatcaaattgaagataaatatacAGTTGTTAAGGTACCGAAAACTATAGTGGGAGATAAGGTGgcaatcaaattattaaggCATCATGAGTTGTATGCCGAAgctgaattaattaaagtATTGAATTCAGGATCTACAGATAGTAATCGTAAAGATGAGTTAGTGATATgtgataaattttcaacttgCTCAGGCTGTCAATTTCAGATGCTTCATTACGAGGAACAACTTAAGTTCAAGAAAGCAGTTATACAGAGGgcatataattttttctttccaAGATTATTCTCGAAGTATAATGAAGACTTTggaaatataatagaatCACCAATGCAGTACGCATATCGAACGAAGTTGACGCCTCATTATGAATCATCTGGAGGAAAGGGTCGCGGTCatgatatcaatattggGTTTAATCATGTTAATCCTACGAAACAGACGGTAGATGTGGAGTATTGTCCGATTGCTTCACCAGCTGTGAATAGAGCTTTACCTTCTGCAAGAGCCAACGTGAGATCGAAATTAATGGAAGCCATAGGGAATCCGAATACTAGTTCCAAAACAAGAGCCTCCCGGGGTGCAACATTATTGTTGAGAGATAGTATTCGGATAAATCATCAGACTGGGGAATATGAACGTGTATGTCTCAATAGCCATAAAAACATTATAACTGAAAAGATAGACGATTTTGTTTTCCAATTTCCAGCATCAGAATTTTTTCAGAATAATAACAGCATATTGTCACACGTCTTAGATTACATTAGGTTTCAGATTCACAAGAAACcaaattcatttaaatatatcGTTGATACCTACTGTGGCTCTGGTTTCTTTGGGATATCTTTGTCTAAAGATATCCCAGAAGATGGCAAAGTTTTTGGAATAGAAGTTTCAAGATTATCAATAGAACATGCGGTTCATAACGCGAAATTAAACGGACTATCAGTTCCAGAGAGAatacaatttattgaaggaaATGCAAATGCTATATTTACCAATAAggaattcatcaattctGGAATAATTGGTCAAGATTCAATAGTTATAATCGACCCATCTAGAAAAGGGTCAAATAAAAAGTTTATGGAGCAACTTTTAGAATTCAAACcgaaattgattatttatgTTAGTTGTAACGTTTTCACACAAGCTAGAGATCTTGCAGATTTCGACGATCTTCAATCGGAGCATAATTGCAGATACAAAATCCAAGACATAGTTGGGTTTGACTTTTTTCCGCAAACTAAACATGTCGAAAGTATTGCAATATTAGAATTGGAAGAATAA
- a CDS encoding DEHA2F20064p (similar to uniprot|Q06132 Saccharomyces cerevisiae YLR336C SGD1 Suppressor of Glycerol Defect): MAVNRSRGDDESHEIRIPSSIMDQIKTKEDKGDYVDDGSRYTKFDHKINDKKRKVKPISRKEKRQQERQLKKQKKSKQLSNKKPATMQAKNVKAESKRDDLLAALRALKEAKNVQKSSKDSSIKIVKADDLEDDEFSEQDVDDFGGFSENNDDFDDDSIGEEDFDEEDFDEDSFDESNESDDEDPLAKLKKLKEMKMAKANGEISKAEDPIAQLKALKDNKSKVNKNKDPIAQLKALKEEKKDKSKKDTKLKKEKEATFVSPHDRELMKRDEDDMAFYAKKLGLKNGKKSKLPKSGEDDGIDGLLDGLDLDFMDDEGYASDNKREKETSHSKSKRESNLPFSSDDDISEGDFDDDDEDLHGESDELSDYDDEKPRVKENPYIAPVASSAKGDDSEDEEGAPKKYIPPALRRKLALESSEISPEVMALRKSIKGPLNKLSEANINSIVNEISSLYLSNPRHLVSENLTSIVLESIVQQGRLLDTFVYLHATLVVAIYRLQGVEFGALFIQTLIEKFDSYYDQPTKGKEISNIVSLLSAVYTFQLVSSKLLYDVIKFLINDLNETNAELLLRIIRNSGNQMRTDDPTALKEIVLLTNNVSSSMSSEKLNTRTQFLLETIASLKNNKLKNTNEASHQLTITLKKFLGSVNNNKFSDPIQVTLDDIHNVNTRGKWWLVGSAWKGHDSIQNKTESTFNEEAVNDILDNTEPNWMELARSQRMNTDIRRAIFISIMSANDYVDALTKLDKLALKRSQEREIPRVLIHCTGIEPAWNPYYGVLASKLCDNHSNRKTFQFMLWDLIKDFEGTDGNGSDEETDDFLGFDTNDEDDESRLKRISNLGRFFGYLLAEGSLPLHILKSVNFLIASNDTVLFLELILLVFLDHVGKKSQINSVGAGLAGSKAGKNMYEQKYDDKILIERLIKAQEQQTLLRGLQYFLQDKVKASDFISGKKQRRRIEWGVDAMCDIIDEFLKAGDDS, from the coding sequence ATGGCAGTAAATAGGTCAAGAGGAGATGATGAATCTCACGAAATAAGAATTCCATCTCTGATTATGGATCAAATAAAAACCAAAGAAGATAAAGGGgattatgttgatgatggTTCCAGATATACAAAGTTTGATCATAAGATTAATGataagaaaagaaaagTAAAACCAATATCTAGGAAAGAAAAAAGACAACAAGAGAGACAGttaaagaaacagaagaagagtaaacaattatcaaataaaaagcCAGCTACTATGCAAGCTAAAAATGTTAAGGCAGAACTGAAGAGGGATGATCTTCTAGCCGCACTACGTGCATTGAAGGAAGCTAAGAATGTACAGAAAAGCTCTAAGGATCTGTCAATTAAGATTGTCAAAGCAGACGACCTAGAAGATGACGAATTCAGTGAACAAGACgttgatgattttggtGGATTTAGCGAGAATAATGATGactttgatgatgatagCATaggtgaagaagattttgacgaagaagattttgatgaagacaGTTTTGATGAGAGTAATGAGTCAGATGACGAAGATCCATTGGCCAAGcttaagaaattaaaggaAATGAAGATGGCAAAAGCGAACGGAGAGATATCGAAAGCTGAAGACCCAATTGCTCAATTGAAAGCTTTGAAAGACAATAAAAGCaaagtaaataaaaataaggaCCCAATAGCGCAATTAAAAGCATtaaaggaagaaaaaaaagataaatcaaaaaaggATACgaagttgaagaaggaaaaaGAAGCAACATTTGTATCACCCCATGATCGTGAGTTGATGAAGCGTGATGAAGACGATATGGCATTTTATGCTAAAAAATTAGGTTTGAAGAATGGGAAGAAATCCaaattaccaaaatcaGGCGAGGATGACGGAATCGATGGTTTGCTAGATGGGTTGGATTTAGATTTCATGGATGACGAAGGATATGCTAGTGACAATAAGCGTGAAAAGGAAACCTCGCATTCTAAATCTAAACGTGAATCAAATCTTCCATTCTCTTCGGATGATGATATAAGTGAGGGagattttgatgatgatgacgaagacTTACATGGCGAATCAGATGAACTTTCAGATTATGATGACGAAAAACCTCGCGTCAAAGAGAATCCATATATTGCACCTGTAGCTAGTAGCGCTAAAGGGGATGATTctgaagacgaagaaggAGCTCCAAAAAAATATATCCCACCAGCATTACGTCGGAAGTTGGCATTAGAATCAAGTGAGATTTCTCCCGAGGTTATGGCATTACGCAAATCTATTAAAGGCccattaaataaattatctgAAGCAAacattaattcaattgttaATGAAATCAGCTCTTTGTATTTGTCAAACCCAAGGCATCTAGTAAGTGAAAATTTAACTTCTATTGTATTAGAAAGTATCGTACAACAGGGGAGATTATTAGATACGTTTGTTTATTTGCATGCTACTCTTGTGGTTGCTATTTATCGTTTACAAGGAGTTGAATTTGGTGCGCTTTTCATTCAGActttaattgaaaaatttgatagCTACTATGACCAACCTACTAAAGGAAAAGAGATTTCTAATATTGTCTCACTCTTATCTGCGGTTTACACTTTTCAGTTAGTTTCATCGAAGTTGCTTTATGAtgtaattaaatttttaattaatgatttaaatgaaaCGAATGCGGAATTGTTATTAAGAATAATTAGAAATTCTGGAAATCAAATGAGAACTGATGACCCAACAGCTTTGAAGGAAATTGTGTTGTTGACTAATAATGTTTCCTCTTCTATGCTGTCggagaaattgaatacaaGAACACAATTCTTGTTAGAAACTATCGCATCCTTGAAaaacaataaattgaaaaacaCTAATGAAGCAAGTCATCAATTGACTATCacattgaagaaatttttggGTAGtgttaataataataaatttagcGACCCAATCCAAGTTACCTTAGATGATATTCATAATGTAAATACAAGAGGTAAATGGTGGTTGGTTGGTTCAGCTTGGAAGGGACATGATTCCATTCAAAACAAAACAGAATCAACTTTCAACGAAGAAGCGGTAAATGATATATTGGACAATACTGAACCAAATTGGATGGAATTAGCTAGGTCTCAAAGAATGAATACTGATATTAGAAGAGCAATTTTCATTTCAATCATGTCAGCTAATGATTATGTTGATGCTTTAACGAAGTTAGATAAACTAGCATTAAAGAGATCACAAGAGAGAGAAATTCCTCGAGTATTGATTCATTGTACGGGTATAGAGCCAGCTTGGAATCCCTATTATGGTGTTTTAGCTAGTAAGCTTTGTGATAATCATTCAAACAGAAAAACCTTTCAATTCATGCTCTGGGATTTAATCAAAGACTTTGAAGGTACTGATGGTAATGGAtctgatgaagaaacagaTGACTTCTTGGGTTTTGATACAAACGATGAGGATGACGAATCGAGATTGAAGAGAATTTCGAATTTGGGAAGATTTTTTGGTTATTTATTAGCAGAAGGCTCTTTACCATTACATATCTTGAAATCTgttaatttcttgataGCATCAAATGATactgttttatttttggaGTTGATACTATTAGTATTTTTAGATCATGTTGGTAAAAAATCTCAGATTAACTCTGTTGGAGCTGGGTTGGCTGGGTCAAAAGCAGGCAAGAATATGTATGAGCaaaaatatgatgataagATACTAATTGAGAGGCTAATAAAAGCCCAGGAACAGCAAACTTTATTGAGAGgtcttcaatatttcttaCAGGACAAAGTTAAAGCGAGCGATTTTATAAGTGGGAAAAAGCAACGTAGAAGGATTGAATGGGGTGTGGATGCTATGTGTGATATTATagatgaatttttgaaagcTGGTGATGATCTGTAA